One Balneolaceae bacterium genomic window carries:
- a CDS encoding IS1182 family transposase, translated as MQGKKQRTSKLFYQFSLEDAVPADHMYRRIDQALNLRFLYRRTRTYYGKDGQQSIDPVVFFKMCLIGYLNNIAGDRALCRFCSDSLGCRWFLGYDIDEALPVHSTLSRTRALFGESLFLDVFGQVLGLCVDAGMVSGKRQAVDSALIKANASVDSMSRDVIMSDASEYCRQVVEENSDQEEATDIPSQKRTEQPSPSGCLTPVDIPAPDNPVKRTRSNKTHRSTSDPDARIARKPNKPTEMYYHGQISVDAAQGVIVAALADYADLNDHESLPDLLNQSLANLAPYDLQLSEVLADSKYNTHHSLRVCEAAGIIPYMNNPSGYKAEREGFLYDPLSDSYRCSQGAELSFQGLRKSHGKYINRAYTSRVGDCADCPLRGDCLSGEKTYKTLYHSSGKEFYDRMDARLQTDKGRWMLAKRKGIVEPVFGTLVHHNAMRKTFARGKAAATKHVMMASAAFNLRKWLKQAGKSPQGGACSMVRSVFDLFGACNLHKNALWSFLTGKPVLGLTHS; from the coding sequence ATGCAAGGAAAAAAACAACGTACCTCTAAACTCTTTTACCAGTTTTCTCTGGAAGATGCCGTTCCGGCCGATCATATGTACCGCCGAATCGATCAAGCTCTGAATCTGCGGTTTTTATACAGGCGCACCCGGACCTATTACGGCAAAGACGGCCAGCAGAGCATTGATCCGGTTGTCTTTTTCAAGATGTGTCTGATCGGCTATCTCAATAACATCGCCGGAGACCGTGCGCTGTGCCGGTTCTGCTCGGATTCGCTGGGGTGCCGGTGGTTTTTAGGCTATGACATTGACGAGGCTCTGCCGGTCCATAGTACCCTCTCGCGAACCCGGGCCTTGTTTGGGGAGTCGCTTTTTTTGGATGTATTTGGCCAGGTGCTGGGCTTATGTGTGGATGCCGGTATGGTGAGCGGCAAACGTCAGGCGGTCGACAGCGCCCTGATCAAAGCCAATGCCAGTGTGGACTCGATGAGCCGGGATGTGATTATGAGTGACGCCAGCGAATATTGCCGGCAGGTGGTCGAAGAGAATTCTGACCAAGAGGAGGCCACAGATATTCCCTCACAAAAGAGGACGGAACAGCCCTCGCCCTCCGGCTGCTTAACCCCAGTAGATATTCCAGCCCCGGACAACCCCGTCAAACGCACACGTTCCAATAAAACTCACCGTTCGACCAGCGACCCGGATGCCCGAATCGCCCGTAAGCCCAACAAGCCCACCGAGATGTATTATCACGGGCAGATTAGCGTGGATGCCGCCCAAGGGGTGATTGTAGCAGCCCTGGCCGATTACGCCGATTTGAATGATCACGAAAGCCTGCCGGACCTGCTTAATCAGAGTCTTGCGAATTTAGCCCCCTACGATCTGCAGCTGAGCGAAGTACTGGCAGATTCCAAATACAATACCCATCATAGCCTCCGGGTTTGTGAAGCCGCCGGGATTATTCCGTACATGAATAATCCTTCAGGATATAAAGCAGAGCGGGAAGGCTTCCTCTACGATCCGCTCAGCGATAGTTACCGCTGCTCGCAGGGGGCGGAACTATCCTTTCAGGGATTGAGAAAAAGCCACGGGAAATACATCAACCGAGCCTATACCTCGCGTGTGGGCGATTGCGCAGATTGTCCGTTACGTGGGGACTGCCTGTCGGGTGAAAAAACCTACAAAACCCTTTATCACAGCAGCGGAAAAGAGTTCTATGATCGCATGGACGCACGCTTGCAAACCGATAAAGGCCGATGGATGCTGGCCAAACGAAAGGGGATTGTGGAGCCGGTTTTTGGCACTCTTGTCCATCACAATGCCATGAGAAAAACCTTCGCGCGTGGCAAAGCGGCCGCCACCAAGCACGTGATGATGGCCTCGGCGGCCTTTAATTTGAGGAAATGGCTCAAACAAGCGGGCAAATCACCACAGGGCGGGGCCTGTTCGATGGTGAGGTCTGTTTTCGACCTTTTTGGGGCTTGTAACCTTCACAAGAATGCCCTGTGGAGTTTTTTAACAGGAAAACCGGTCCTGGGCCTGACACATTCATAA
- a CDS encoding MFS transporter: MNKEDLERKKLFAGICLALLPTAFSFILVSNILGQLKNEFILTNADVGYIGGAALWGMAISLLVIGPFLEKIGLKKATIGAFVGHISGVTLFLIGYLFAGDPSAFWILFLGAIGMGVGNGMIEVAGNPLTAALYPDNKTTKLNLFHSFYPGGLVVGGLLGWIMTQIGGVGPINVSVAQRRSELIVLSFYFLCMIYRAEKIIIS; encoded by the coding sequence ATGAATAAAGAAGATTTAGAACGGAAAAAGCTATTTGCCGGGATCTGTCTGGCACTACTGCCTACAGCATTCTCTTTTATCCTGGTAAGTAATATTCTTGGTCAGTTAAAAAATGAATTTATTCTCACCAATGCCGATGTGGGCTATATAGGAGGTGCCGCACTTTGGGGTATGGCTATCTCTTTGCTCGTTATTGGGCCTTTCCTGGAAAAGATTGGACTCAAAAAAGCCACGATCGGCGCATTTGTTGGGCACATCTCAGGTGTAACTCTGTTTCTCATTGGATACCTTTTTGCCGGTGACCCCTCCGCTTTCTGGATTCTTTTCCTGGGAGCTATTGGAATGGGTGTTGGTAACGGTATGATTGAGGTAGCAGGGAATCCGCTCACAGCCGCTCTCTACCCGGACAACAAAACAACGAAACTGAATCTCTTTCACAGCTTTTACCCCGGCGGACTCGTTGTAGGTGGTTTGCTTGGATGGATAATGACCCAGATTGGAGGTGTAGGCCCGATTAATGTGTCTGTTGCACAACGCAGATCTGAATTAATTGTGTTGAGTTTTTATTTTTTATGCATGATTTACAGAGCGGAAAAAATAATCATATCTTAA
- a CDS encoding MFS transporter has translation MNKEDLERKKLFAGICLALLPTAFSFILVSNILGQLKNEFILTNADVGYIGGAALWGMAISLLVIGPFLEKIGLKKATIGAFVGHISGVTLFLIGYLFAGDPSAFWILFLGAIGMGVGNGMIEVAGNPLTAALYPDNKTTKLNLFHSFYPGGLVVGGLLGWIMTQIGGVGPINVFNLNMQINGRIG, from the coding sequence ATGAATAAAGAAGATTTAGAACGGAAAAAACTATTTGCCGGGATTTGTCTGGCACTACTGCCTACAGCATTCTCTTTTATCCTGGTAAGTAATATTCTTGGTCAGTTAAAAAATGAATTTATTCTCACCAATGCCGATGTGGGCTATATAGGTGGTGCCGCACTTTGGGGTATGGCTATCTCTTTGCTCGTTATTGGACCTTTCCTGGAAAAGATTGGACTCAAAAAAGCCACGATCGGCGCATTTGTTGGGCACATCTCAGGTGTAACTCTGTTTCTCATTGGATACCTTTTTGCCGGTGACCCCTCCGCTTTCTGGATTCTTTTCCTGGGAGCTATTGGAATGGGTGTTGGTAACGGTATGATTGAGGTAGCAGGGAATCCGCTCACAGCCGCTCTCTACCCGGATAACAAAACAACGAAACTGAATCTCTTTCACAGCTTTTACCCCGGCGGACTCGTTGTAGGTGGTTTGCTTGGATGGATAATGACCCAGATTGGAGGTGTAGGCCCGATTAATGTATTCAATTTAAATATGCAGATTAATGGGCGAATTGGGTGA
- a CDS encoding YbjQ family protein — protein MLITTNDYFQGKEIEAYLGQVNEQIVIGANIFRDVFASFRDVFGGQTKGYKKELDKLKQAAINGLEQEAKKLQANGVIGFNMDLDEISGGSKSMFMLNVYGTAVKFADDEKDKESSQIEGAITSEKLEYEVTRKELKEKIEDGSKPFSQIGINELTEFKIYGVLNEGIEELGNAYADDEDLTKYIEIVPQKEIEELLFQKIQMITSRYWNIILTALENRNWFNSKLILKLLQDDDPIRRFRGLQLCEVEKDFYKKDDIQNLSNISDFVKSVMNSQIKTVVEEGTFKKHEKWICPRCLRKLSMDMDQCNCGSKNRYGLTDYSPKELIDTLSKRAEVLKEHFA, from the coding sequence ATGCTTATTACAACAAACGACTATTTCCAAGGAAAAGAAATTGAAGCTTATTTAGGACAGGTTAATGAACAAATTGTTATTGGAGCCAACATATTCAGAGATGTTTTTGCGTCATTTAGGGATGTTTTTGGCGGACAAACCAAAGGGTACAAAAAAGAACTGGATAAGCTGAAACAAGCAGCAATAAATGGTCTTGAGCAAGAAGCCAAAAAATTACAGGCTAATGGGGTGATTGGCTTTAATATGGATCTTGATGAAATCTCAGGCGGTAGTAAATCAATGTTTATGCTAAATGTATATGGTACTGCTGTGAAATTTGCAGATGATGAAAAGGATAAAGAAAGCAGCCAAATAGAGGGAGCCATAACGTCTGAAAAGCTTGAGTATGAAGTAACAAGAAAGGAACTCAAAGAAAAAATAGAAGATGGATCAAAACCTTTTAGTCAGATAGGAATTAATGAACTTACAGAATTTAAGATTTATGGAGTATTAAATGAGGGAATTGAGGAATTAGGTAATGCATATGCAGACGATGAAGATCTGACCAAATACATTGAAATCGTACCTCAGAAAGAAATTGAGGAATTATTATTTCAAAAAATTCAAATGATAACAAGTAGATACTGGAACATCATTCTAACTGCATTGGAAAATAGAAATTGGTTTAATAGTAAACTAATTTTAAAATTGTTACAAGATGATGATCCAATCAGAAGATTCAGGGGTTTACAGCTATGTGAAGTTGAAAAAGATTTTTATAAAAAAGATGACATTCAAAATTTGTCCAATATCTCTGATTTCGTAAAATCTGTAATGAATTCTCAAATTAAGACGGTCGTTGAAGAGGGTACATTTAAAAAACATGAGAAGTGGATATGCCCAAGGTGTCTAAGAAAATTAAGCATGGATATGGACCAATGTAATTGTGGTTCAAAAAATAGATATGGCTTAACTGATTATTCACCAAAAGAATTAATTGATACACTTTCAAAAAGGGCAGAAGTTCTAAAAGAGCATTTTGCTTAG
- a CDS encoding GIY-YIG nuclease family protein, giving the protein MFRILKKIFIGENKTEKNESTRDRETQDRDINKLSEEIEDTNSENKEDSDIAIFPDSDLNVEAPVNKEVLELANSLHGKSKKGDGTLEETENYLLYTKKYDFCTINWVIIDTRIEKRENLRQAYKEATVNWLKEHHSEIQEDRFIWHISEELLSSPLNHTEKGKKLLNLNVELDLNSTLKEEPDSLSSSFSKFKLHELKAHTRGYFEILDKLDKYRSYAICINYFNTKKDLLYHRFYNHFSTHQDPFTNKKILEWDSIGTPSNEYLQLMEEQIGKGFEPRPFITLNDWLYFKLKNINGLDFITFEFNIKEMKLRADDSIFFLLSNGEVVEFNLPEKFYTIEQRVLKGVDVPITQEELKRLSQHEVERIRVHEKSNNFKVDINITDFISEWDMYKEYRQFVIRNLFADHLKQVENIVDDYKPLYVGDINKESSPEEPCHVYLMKDTANDFFKIGISNQPEYREKTLQSEKPTIELLSSKEYPSRTIAESIETALHNTFSTKRLRGEWFELDAKDIEEIKKTLK; this is encoded by the coding sequence ATGTTTAGAATTTTAAAAAAAATATTCATTGGTGAAAACAAAACGGAAAAAAATGAAAGTACGCGGGATAGGGAAACACAGGACAGAGATATAAATAAGCTCTCAGAAGAGATTGAAGACACAAATTCTGAAAATAAAGAAGACTCAGATATTGCAATTTTCCCAGATTCAGATTTAAACGTCGAAGCTCCAGTTAATAAAGAAGTCTTAGAGTTGGCAAACTCACTTCATGGAAAATCAAAAAAAGGTGATGGTACACTTGAAGAAACAGAAAATTATCTGCTGTATACCAAGAAGTATGATTTTTGCACCATAAACTGGGTCATCATTGATACCCGAATTGAGAAAAGAGAGAATTTACGACAAGCATATAAGGAAGCGACAGTAAATTGGCTTAAGGAGCATCACAGTGAAATTCAAGAAGATAGATTCATATGGCATATCTCCGAAGAACTCCTTTCAAGCCCATTAAATCATACTGAAAAAGGGAAAAAATTATTGAATCTAAATGTTGAATTAGATTTAAATTCAACTTTAAAAGAAGAACCCGATTCACTTAGTTCTAGCTTTAGCAAATTTAAACTTCATGAACTTAAAGCTCATACAAGAGGATATTTCGAGATTTTAGATAAATTAGATAAATACAGGTCCTATGCAATATGTATCAATTATTTCAATACGAAAAAAGATCTGTTATATCATCGTTTTTATAATCACTTTTCAACTCATCAAGATCCATTCACAAACAAAAAAATTCTAGAGTGGGACTCCATTGGTACTCCATCCAACGAGTATCTTCAGTTAATGGAAGAACAAATTGGAAAAGGATTTGAACCAAGACCGTTTATCACGCTTAACGATTGGCTCTATTTTAAGCTCAAAAATATAAACGGATTGGATTTCATCACGTTCGAATTTAATATTAAAGAGATGAAACTTAGAGCTGATGACTCCATATTTTTCCTTCTATCTAATGGTGAAGTTGTGGAGTTTAATTTGCCTGAAAAATTTTACACAATTGAACAACGGGTTCTTAAAGGTGTCGATGTCCCTATTACCCAAGAGGAATTAAAAAGATTAAGTCAACATGAAGTTGAAAGAATAAGAGTTCATGAAAAATCAAATAACTTTAAAGTAGATATCAATATTACCGACTTTATTAGTGAATGGGATATGTATAAGGAGTATCGCCAATTTGTAATCCGTAATCTCTTTGCAGATCATTTGAAGCAAGTAGAAAATATTGTAGATGATTATAAACCACTTTATGTGGGTGATATAAATAAAGAAAGTTCACCTGAAGAACCTTGTCACGTGTATTTAATGAAAGATACGGCGAATGATTTTTTTAAGATTGGCATATCCAATCAGCCAGAATACAGAGAGAAAACCTTACAAAGTGAAAAACCTACAATTGAATTACTCAGCTCAAAGGAGTATCCAAGCAGAACCATTGCAGAAAGCATTGAAACGGCTTTACATAACACATTCTCTACCAAAAGATTGAGAGGAGAATGGTTTGAATTAGATGCCAAGGATATCGAAGAAATTAAAAAGACACTCAAATAA
- a CDS encoding excisionase family DNA-binding protein — protein MLVHDIEQVKQGHAVVKMPEDETFTTQAVANFLGVSRQHLVNLLEDGEIPFYKVSSHRRVYFRDLKNYADERDSEQRETMDKLFDEVTKADKYDSSYTGDER, from the coding sequence ATGTTGGTTCATGACATTGAACAGGTAAAACAGGGGCATGCTGTTGTAAAGATGCCTGAAGATGAAACATTTACAACTCAGGCAGTGGCAAACTTTTTAGGAGTATCCCGCCAACACTTGGTTAACCTTCTTGAAGATGGAGAAATACCGTTTTACAAAGTTAGCAGCCATCGTAGAGTCTATTTTCGAGACTTAAAAAATTATGCTGATGAAAGAGATTCTGAACAGCGTGAAACTATGGATAAACTTTTTGATGAAGTAACCAAAGCCGATAAATATGATAGCAGCTATACCGGGGATGAACGCTGA
- a CDS encoding YajQ family cyclic di-GMP-binding protein, whose product MPSFDIVNEINAQEVDNAVNNTLKEVSNRYDFRGLHTEVEFVKKENRIDIVTAESMKLKAVKDMLIKHFIKRGLEPKVLEYGSEEGTSQGHVKVSASIKEGIDRETAKKIVKEIKNLKLKVQPAIQDNQVRVSGKKIDDLQEVIQHLKRKDFGIPLQFVNMK is encoded by the coding sequence ATGCCTTCATTCGATATTGTAAATGAAATCAACGCGCAGGAAGTTGATAATGCGGTAAATAATACGCTGAAAGAAGTATCAAATCGATACGATTTTAGGGGACTTCACACCGAAGTGGAGTTTGTAAAAAAAGAGAATCGGATTGATATAGTAACGGCTGAAAGCATGAAGCTGAAAGCCGTAAAAGATATGCTCATCAAACACTTTATTAAACGCGGACTCGAACCCAAAGTTCTTGAGTATGGTTCCGAGGAAGGTACAAGCCAGGGTCATGTGAAAGTGAGTGCGTCTATCAAAGAGGGGATCGACCGTGAGACGGCCAAGAAAATTGTCAAAGAGATTAAAAACCTGAAATTAAAAGTACAGCCTGCCATTCAGGATAACCAGGTTCGCGTATCCGGCAAAAAGATCGATGATCTGCAGGAAGTGATTCAGCACCTCAAGAGAAAAGATTTTGGTATACCTCTCCAGTTCGTGAATATGAAGTGA
- a CDS encoding tetratricopeptide repeat protein, with the protein MSFEEKHKEGYELLHEKDLDKSLDIARRLQKMKPEAPEGFTLEGEVMQKLNQWEQSIKSLNEAIELESDSGRLYNLRGYAYLNTDELEKAREDFDQAISLDDLPSAHRNLVLYKLMSGKGQEAITYLLDRIRSEPQDVENWILMGDLMKKGGHDQKAKTYYEQALKMDPENAYVKELLEEE; encoded by the coding sequence ATGAGTTTTGAAGAGAAACACAAAGAAGGATATGAACTCCTTCATGAGAAAGACCTCGATAAAAGTCTGGATATTGCACGGCGGCTTCAGAAAATGAAACCTGAAGCACCCGAAGGATTTACACTGGAGGGCGAAGTGATGCAAAAGCTTAACCAGTGGGAGCAAAGTATTAAATCTCTTAATGAGGCCATTGAGCTGGAGAGTGATTCCGGCCGGCTTTACAACCTTCGGGGTTACGCTTATCTGAACACAGATGAACTTGAAAAAGCCAGGGAAGATTTTGATCAAGCTATTTCGCTTGATGATCTCCCCTCGGCACATCGAAATCTGGTTCTCTATAAACTAATGAGCGGTAAAGGACAAGAGGCGATTACCTACCTGTTAGACCGAATTCGAAGCGAACCGCAGGATGTTGAAAACTGGATCCTGATGGGCGACCTGATGAAAAAAGGCGGTCACGATCAAAAGGCCAAAACTTATTACGAGCAAGCCCTCAAGATGGATCCTGAGAACGCCTACGTGAAGGAACTGCTGGAAGAAGAGTAA
- a CDS encoding deoxynucleoside kinase — MPNQFDFIAIEGVIGAGKTTLAQLLSERNNARLVLEKFEENPFLPKFYEDRKRYAFQTQLAFLASRFKQQQKMTNKELFDEFVISDYIFEKDRIFARLNLDEDELALYDNIYGIMTGISAKPDLVIYLQSSVDRLLKNIENRGRDYEKHITPDYLQELSDAYNQFFYHYEKSPLIIINNTNVDFLHNPDHLAYLEEQIFEQPIRNNTHIQIIPDS, encoded by the coding sequence ATGCCAAACCAGTTTGATTTTATTGCCATTGAAGGGGTAATCGGTGCCGGCAAAACAACTCTCGCACAGCTTCTTTCTGAGAGAAATAATGCACGGCTTGTTTTGGAGAAGTTTGAGGAAAATCCGTTTCTGCCCAAATTTTATGAGGATCGAAAACGTTATGCTTTTCAGACACAGCTTGCGTTTTTAGCAAGCCGGTTTAAACAGCAACAAAAAATGACCAATAAAGAGCTGTTTGACGAGTTTGTAATATCTGATTATATCTTCGAAAAAGACCGTATCTTTGCAAGACTGAACCTTGATGAAGATGAGCTGGCCTTGTATGATAATATTTACGGGATTATGACCGGAATATCTGCAAAGCCCGATCTTGTTATTTATCTTCAAAGTTCGGTAGATCGATTGTTGAAAAACATTGAAAATCGCGGAAGGGATTACGAAAAACATATTACACCCGATTATCTGCAAGAGTTGAGCGATGCCTATAATCAGTTCTTTTATCACTATGAAAAATCACCGTTGATTATTATCAACAACACAAACGTCGATTTTCTGCACAATCCCGATCATCTTGCATATTTAGAAGAACAGATATTTGAACAACCGATACGAAACAACACTCACATACAGATTATTCCCGATTCATAA
- the folK gene encoding 2-amino-4-hydroxy-6-hydroxymethyldihydropteridine diphosphokinase: MEPVIIAVGSNMGHRLSYIQKAGEFLESLSEDDIIKSSIWESEPIGGAKYTFLNSAAKIFTTLEPKVLLKRVKSFEQLCGREKNPVRWGPRVIDLDLITFGDLVIQKEDLIIPHPEFKNRLFVLLPLQEIDSDWREPVEHQSIGELVKNAPEMDLQKTDFDW; encoded by the coding sequence ATGGAACCGGTAATTATTGCGGTTGGAAGTAATATGGGCCACCGGCTCTCGTATATTCAAAAAGCGGGGGAGTTCCTGGAATCACTTTCGGAGGATGACATTATTAAATCTTCCATTTGGGAGTCTGAACCAATTGGCGGGGCGAAGTACACATTTTTAAACTCTGCAGCGAAAATTTTCACCACTCTGGAACCAAAGGTTTTGTTGAAAAGGGTGAAAAGTTTTGAACAGTTGTGCGGTCGCGAAAAAAATCCCGTTCGATGGGGACCGCGCGTCATAGACCTGGATTTGATTACCTTTGGCGACTTGGTGATTCAGAAGGAAGACCTTATTATTCCGCATCCCGAATTTAAAAATCGGCTTTTTGTTCTTCTGCCCCTGCAAGAGATTGACAGTGATTGGCGGGAGCCGGTAGAGCATCAGTCTATCGGGGAACTCGTAAAAAATGCACCTGAGATGGATCTTCAAAAAACAGATTTTGATTGGTAA
- the folB gene encoding dihydroneopterin aldolase — translation MDTITLKSLEFTGKHGYYDEERQEGNHFELDVIAKGNFKNSINGNDLDQTFNYEIVKEVAQRVFNGSSEKLIETLCSRIGNEIFERSPVTKELVVSLRKLNPPIGVPVEYAEIMMTWNR, via the coding sequence TTGGATACAATTACTCTAAAATCCCTGGAATTTACCGGAAAGCACGGTTATTACGACGAAGAACGCCAGGAGGGAAATCACTTTGAACTGGATGTGATTGCTAAAGGCAATTTTAAAAACTCCATTAATGGAAATGACCTGGATCAAACATTCAATTATGAGATTGTAAAAGAGGTCGCTCAGCGGGTGTTTAACGGATCATCAGAAAAATTGATCGAAACCCTGTGCAGCCGTATTGGAAATGAAATATTTGAACGATCTCCCGTCACAAAAGAACTGGTTGTCTCCCTCCGCAAACTAAATCCCCCCATCGGTGTACCTGTCGAATATGCTGAAATTATGATGACATGGAACCGGTAA
- a CDS encoding DUF1080 domain-containing protein: MHTPDKKFLPYLLLSFLIFQFVSCNKQSQTAEEASHENWIELFNGENLDNWTVKITHHELGENYANTFRVENGNLINRYDGYEEFGGQFGHIYYEEPFSTYRLIAEYRFPGEQVEGGPGWAFMNNGIMFHSQPPDSVTLDQEFPNSIEFQLLGVEDDSTQRINGNVCTPGTHVVVDGELITDHCISSNGPTNLGNEWVTAELIAYGDSLIQHKINGELVLEYTNPQLDDGTPLTGGYIAVQSESHPTEFRSIRVLNLEGCMDEAASNYKSYYVKSKPSDCVYE; encoded by the coding sequence ATGCATACACCAGATAAAAAATTTCTGCCATATCTACTCCTGTCTTTTTTAATTTTTCAATTTGTTTCCTGCAATAAGCAAAGTCAAACTGCCGAAGAAGCGAGCCATGAGAATTGGATTGAACTGTTTAACGGAGAAAATCTCGACAACTGGACAGTTAAAATAACCCATCACGAACTCGGTGAAAATTATGCTAATACATTTCGTGTTGAAAATGGGAATTTGATCAACCGGTATGATGGCTACGAGGAATTCGGCGGTCAATTTGGTCACATCTATTACGAAGAACCCTTTTCAACCTATCGTTTAATTGCCGAATATCGGTTTCCCGGGGAACAGGTTGAGGGCGGACCCGGCTGGGCATTTATGAATAACGGAATTATGTTTCACTCTCAGCCGCCGGACAGCGTTACATTAGACCAGGAATTTCCGAACTCCATTGAATTTCAACTGCTTGGTGTTGAGGATGACTCTACGCAACGAATCAACGGAAACGTCTGCACTCCGGGAACTCATGTTGTTGTGGATGGAGAACTCATTACGGATCACTGCATCTCCTCAAACGGACCTACAAACCTGGGAAACGAATGGGTAACGGCCGAGTTAATTGCTTATGGCGATTCTCTCATTCAACATAAAATTAACGGAGAACTGGTTTTAGAATACACAAATCCACAACTGGATGACGGTACTCCACTGACCGGTGGCTACATTGCCGTACAATCCGAAAGTCATCCTACAGAGTTCAGATCTATTCGGGTACTTAACCTGGAAGGGTGTATGGATGAGGCTGCTTCGAACTACAAATCGTACTATGTGAAATCGAAGCCAAGTGATTGCGTCTATGAATAA
- a CDS encoding Spy/CpxP family protein refolding chaperone — protein sequence MKAIKKAILLTVCLMMGALSQVLAQPMNRAGLNAPGIQYIITQHGDDLQLSDDQKNELIALQIEHRNEFRSQNRPMMQNRKSDFRRGRNNGRRGPGDRGFSNANPQFMQARFDARMQMRQDVLDILSDEQVEQLTTIMTEQAERAHEFRTFRHEYIIEEAGIEGEKADQVLSLLNAQSAGRLDMAKQRIQNPTEVNQDLWSSHFERMRETNDQLQNILTVNEYQELRQNMGFGKRGDGNGNRASRRWNR from the coding sequence ATGAAAGCGATAAAAAAAGCAATTTTGTTAACTGTATGTTTAATGATGGGAGCTCTTTCACAAGTGCTTGCACAACCAATGAACCGGGCTGGATTGAACGCACCCGGAATTCAGTATATAATAACCCAACATGGTGATGATCTGCAATTATCTGATGATCAAAAAAATGAGCTGATTGCTCTGCAAATTGAGCATAGAAATGAATTCAGATCACAAAATCGGCCAATGATGCAAAACCGAAAGAGTGATTTTCGAAGAGGACGAAATAACGGCCGGCGAGGTCCCGGAGATCGGGGTTTCAGTAATGCCAATCCACAGTTTATGCAAGCCCGCTTTGATGCGAGAATGCAGATGAGGCAAGACGTTTTAGATATTTTGTCAGATGAACAAGTTGAACAGCTTACAACTATAATGACGGAACAAGCTGAAAGAGCGCATGAATTTCGTACATTTCGGCATGAGTATATTATAGAGGAAGCCGGTATAGAGGGCGAAAAAGCCGACCAGGTGCTGAGCTTGTTGAATGCCCAAAGTGCCGGCAGATTGGATATGGCTAAACAAAGAATTCAGAATCCAACAGAAGTAAATCAGGATTTATGGAGTAGCCATTTTGAAAGAATGAGAGAAACCAATGATCAACTTCAAAATATATTGACGGTTAATGAATATCAGGAATTGCGTCAAAATATGGGATTTGGTAAACGTGGTGATGGAAATGGTAACCGTGCATCCCGAAGATGGAACCGGTAA
- a CDS encoding RNA polymerase sigma factor, with amino-acid sequence MGRDDWFEKQIDELYPRLHRSMKAYLAGSEVEAEDILQETFLKAYKNLDQFEGNSNMYTWLYSIARNKCIDEFRKRKHESKRSSVPVEEYEIESDEFKTKDQHEDVELLKKAISELPELLRSIVIMKSIDGLTYPEISKVTGVNEQTLKNRMFRARKQLAKTLKQTGIDQS; translated from the coding sequence ATGGGCAGAGATGATTGGTTTGAAAAACAGATCGATGAGCTTTACCCTCGCCTCCATAGGTCTATGAAAGCGTATCTTGCGGGGTCGGAAGTTGAAGCGGAGGATATTTTGCAGGAAACATTTTTGAAAGCATACAAAAATCTCGACCAGTTTGAAGGGAACTCGAACATGTACACCTGGCTCTATTCAATTGCAAGGAATAAGTGTATAGATGAGTTTCGAAAGCGAAAACATGAATCAAAAAGAAGTTCTGTTCCTGTTGAAGAATATGAAATTGAGTCCGATGAGTTTAAAACAAAAGATCAGCATGAGGATGTGGAACTGCTTAAAAAAGCAATTTCGGAATTACCGGAGTTGCTGCGAAGCATTGTTATAATGAAATCGATTGACGGACTTACATATCCGGAAATTTCAAAGGTGACAGGAGTTAACGAACAAACATTAAAAAACAGAATGTTCAGGGCACGAAAACAGTTAGCTAAAACTCTAAAACAGACAGGGATTGATCAATCATGA